The following proteins are encoded in a genomic region of Hippoglossus hippoglossus isolate fHipHip1 chromosome 3, fHipHip1.pri, whole genome shotgun sequence:
- the LOC117759528 gene encoding intestinal mucin-like protein — MPEKCCGTCVQTKCTLLTADNPKVYIEINKTYVSPEDKCVHYTCKKINGQLSTSQMTVICPYFNPLDCEPGTETTHANGCCKTCKPRSVCEVLSNKEVIKVGKCESPQPVNMTYCGGHCGSMSKYSAEANKMMHKCECCQEFKTSQKKVELTCDNGSKVQHLYVHVEACQCKPAECVPGTTTKPQRRRRR, encoded by the exons ATGCCTGAGAAGTGCTGCGGGACCTGTGTTCAGACGAAGTGTACTTTACTCACAGCTGACAACCCAAAGGTTTACATTGAG atcaacaAGACGTATGTGTCGCCTGAAGACAAGTGTGTGCACTATACCTGTAAGAAGATCAATGGACAGCTTAGTACCAGCCAGATGACCGTAATTTGTCCTTACTTTAACCCCCTGGATTGTGAACCT GGCACCGAGACAACTCACGCCAATGGATGTTGCAAAACCT GCAAACCCAGGAGTGTCTGTGAGGTCCTGAGTAATAAGGAAGTCATCAAGGTGGGAAAATGTGAGAGCCCACAGCCTGTCAACATGACGTACTGCGGCGGGCACTGTGGAAGCATGTCAAA gtaTTCTGCAGAAGCCAACAAGATGATGCACAAGTGTGAGTGTTGCCAAGAGTTCAAAACCAGTCAGAAAAAGGTGGAACTGACCTGCGACAACGGCTCTAAGGTCCAGCACCTCTACGTGCATGTGGAAGCGTGTCAGTGCAAACCAGCAGAGTGTGTGCCTGGGACAACTACCAAACCACAGCGCCGCAGGAGGCGCTGA
- the LOC117759529 gene encoding intestinal mucin-like protein, with amino-acid sequence MCNKDSMSVVCEPVNCPSVPTPVCNPPYKPVNKTEGCCYNQSCECDNNLCPAAMKCSLGFELNVTGSTCCKSYKCVPKGVCVYNMTEYKVSTLSTLQI; translated from the exons ATGTGCAACAAGGATTCCATGAGCGTCGTGTGTGAGCCTGTTAATTGCCCATCAGTTCCCACGCCCGTCTGCAATCCACCTTACAAGCCGGTCAACAAGACCGAGGGCTGCTGCTACAACCAGTCATGTG AATGTGATAACAACCTGTGTCCTGCTGCCATGAAATGCTCGCTGGGCTTCGAACTCAATGTCACCGGAAGTACCTGCTGCAAATCCTACAAGTGTG TTCCTAAAGGTGTATGTGTCTACAACATGACTGAGTACAAGGTAAGCACACTGTCTACACTCCAGATATAg
- the LOC117759509 gene encoding LOW QUALITY PROTEIN: intestinal mucin-like protein (The sequence of the model RefSeq protein was modified relative to this genomic sequence to represent the inferred CDS: deleted 1 base in 1 codon) has translation MVYNVTDGNGWCYYGYCNASCKIEARSMPCATTTLPTTTPGLSTPTTATLSTSTSPPSTTTPSTTPSTTTLDCTDVYPTRKNGDTWDVGNCTTAECINGVVKTKPTSCSTVQKPICANGRKPVKMDNKDGCCFHYECECVCSVWSGTHYMTFDGKTYDFNKNCTYYLVKEMINKNNLTITVNNHVCEPSEDTFCPQDLTVMYQSYKVVFTQIKTSESTVNAVYLNDERIYPAYKNSDLLFTSTDMAVTLEIPGISTEVVYRGSSITIELAASLFEGNTEGQCGTCDNSRNNDCRSPNGQVESCSDSADQWHVPNKPCTGPLTTTVPPVTTPQTTTQPPCNSAICELLKSSVFDPCHSVIPPGSYVKTCISDICINGNNTCTSLEAYAAECSNAGVCINWRNATNGQCEHKCPSNQVYKACGPKVEPTCNERYNEKFDASKTASTNSSQEGCFCTDGTTVFNTVYGTCVAYCYCVGPDGGPKQVRTLPKTDIYVL, from the exons ATGGTGTATAATGTCACTGATGGCAATGGGTGGTGTTATTATGGATATTGTAATGCATCTTGTAAAATTGAGGCACGTTCCATGCCGTGTGCCACAACCACACTACCAACGACAACTCCCGGGTTGAGCACCCCTACAACGGCAACACTTTCAACCTCAACTAGTCCTCCCTCTACTACCACTCCATCAACAACCCCATCTACAACAACCTTGGACTGCACTGATGTGTATCCAACAAGAAAG AATGGAGATACCTGGGATGTTGGCAACTGCACCACAGCTGAATGCATTAATGGTGTAGTGAAAACGAAGCCTACCTCC TGTTCCACAGTACAAAAACCCATCTGTGCTAATGGACGCAAACCTGTTAAAATGGATAACAAAGATGGTTGCTGCTTCCACTACGAATGTGAAT GTGTGTGCAGTGTCTGGAGTGGAACCCACTACATGACATTTGATGGAAAAACCTACGATTTCAACAAGAACTGCACTTACTACCTGGTCAAAGAGATGATCAATAAAAATAACCTGACGATAACAGTGAACAACCATGTCTGTGAGCCTTCAGAGGATACATTCTGCCCACAGGATCTCACTGTTATGTACCAATCCTACAAGGTCGTCTTCACGCAAATAAAGACTTCAGAATCTACAGTTAATGCA GTGTATTTGAATGACGAACGAATCTATCCCGCCTACAAAAACTCTGACCTGCTCTTCACCAGCACAGATATGGCGGTCACACTGGAGATACCAGGGATCAGCACAGAAGTGGTCTACAGGGGCTCCTCAATCACCATTGAGCTTGCCGCTTCCCTCTTTGAGGGGAACACTGAGGGACAGTGTG GGACCTGTGACAACTCCCGGAACAACGACTGCCGTTCTCCCAATGGTCAGGTGGAAAGCTGCTCAGACTCTGCAGACCAGTGGCATGTCCCAAACAAACCATGTACCGGCCCCCTTACTACTACTGTACCCCCTGTGACAACACCACAGACAACAACACAGCCTCCTTGCAATTCCGCCATCTGTGAACTCCTAAAATCCAG TGTATTTGACCCATGCCACTCAGTCATACCGCCAGGATCATACGTGAAAACCTGTATTTCTGACATTTGTATCAATGGAAATAACACCTGCACCAGCCTGGAGGCCTATGCCGCAGAGTGCTCTAATGCAGGAGTCTGTATCAACTGGAGGAATGCCACCAACGGGCAGTGTG AGCACAAGTGTCCAAGCAACCAAGTGTACAAAGCTTGTGGCCCCAAAGTGGAGCCAACATGTAATGAAAG ATACAATGAGAAGTTTGACGCCAGTAAGACGGCATCCACCAACAGCTCTCAGGAGGGTTGTTTCTGTACTGATGGCACCACCGTATTCAACACAGTCTATGGCACATGTGTTGCCTACTGCT ATTGTGTTGGACCTGATGGAGGACCCAAACAGGTGAGAACTCTGCCTAAAACAGACATATATGTGCTTTAG
- the LOC117759365 gene encoding mucin-5B-like: MTFLECSSACPDTCSTPQASQTCDSHCHDGCSCPAGKVFDDISNTGCIVQSQCACLHNNKVYQSGESYNHSCRSCECQGGKWKCSEENCPGTCSVEGGAHINTFDGKVYTFHGDCSYILAKHADGSLFTLLVDLLKCGKSEKHTCLKAVTLSLYNNSVVVKIQESGQVFVNNIPSQLPLFTPDLGVFKPSSFYMVISTKLGLQIMVQLVPLMQVFITANPSLKGTTSGLCGNFNDKVTDDFKVMSGLVEGTAAAFANTWKTRASCKDMKTTFGHPCSNGINKESYARYSCSKLTDPMGVFAPCHSVISPTPYKDNCMYDSCNCDQSEVCMCAAISSYVYACSAAGIHLTGWRSTICGKFSESCPAGTVYAYNMTSCMRMCRSLSQTDYSCQVSVPTVDGCGCNEGTYLNEERKCVTRSHCPCYDKDSIIPAKQTITIEEHTCSCRQGILSCPGGAPLSICTSPMVYFNCSEAQPGTPGIECQKSCSTLDMACISTGCLSGCMCPDGQVSDGLGGCIKESKCPCVHNGKIYQPQDTLTVDCNTCYCTERKFKCTEKLCDSVCGIYGDGHYVTFDDKRFDFSGQCGYTLLQDFCGTGQSNGSFRIITENVPCGSTGTTCSKTIKIFLGDNEFQLKDENFQVIKGSSKVFPAQIHKMGIYLVVTIKAGLVLMWDQKTSLFIKLSPDFKGQVCGLCGNYDGNSRNDFTTSSQGTVADVLEFGNSWRVSSSCPSAQLISDPCSSNGYRATWSQKKCSIITSVTFQNCHSQVDPGPYFDSCVRDSCACDTGGDCECLCTAVAAYAKACNEAGACVKWRTPKVCPIFCDYYNAPDGCEWHYRPCGAACMKTCRNPSGNCSNLITALEGCYPHCPPNQPYFDEDTMKCVKWNQCGCYDDRGTHYSVGDEAPSNNCYTCSCKVSGMSCSYNMSSCKCFVNGKYYGYGETIYSTTDGLGNCITAMCGANGTVNRKVNPCLTTTTPGPTSTPFTFSTGGATTGITIYAA, encoded by the exons ATGACATTCTTGGAGTGTAGCAGTGCATGTCCCGACACCTGCTCCACCCCTCAGGCCAGCCAGACATGTGACAGCCACTGCCATGATGGCTGCAGCTGCCCTGCCG gaAAAGTGTTTGATGACATCAGTAACACTGGCTGTATTGTACAGTCTCAGTGTGCATGtctgcacaacaacaaagtgtACCAGTCAGGAGAGTCGTACAATCACAGCTGCAGATCCTG TGAGTGTCAGGGTGGTAAGTGGAAATGCAGTGAAGAGAACTGCCCAGGAACCTGCTCTGTGGAGGGAGGAGCTCACATCAACACCTTTGATGGAAAAGTCTACACCTTCCATGGGGACTGCTCCTACATTCTGGCTAAG CACGCTGATGGCTCCCTATTCACTTTGCTGGTGGACCTGCTCAAGTGTGGTAAATCTGAAAAACATACCTGCCTCAAGGCTGTGACACTGTCCTTATACAACAATTCTGTG GTTGTTAAAATTCAGGAGTCCGGGCAGGTCTTTGTAAACAACATCCCTTCTCAGCTTCCACTTTTCACAC CGGATCTGGGTGTCTTCAAGCCATCATCCTTCTACATGGTTATAAGCACTAAATTGGGCTTACAAATAATGGTCCAGCTGGTGCCTCTGATGCAGGTCTTCATTACAGCTAATCCTTCGCTCAAAGGAACAACCTCTG GATTGTGTGGGAACTTCAATGACAAGGTGACTGATGACTTCAAGGTGATGAGCGGGCTGGTGGAGGGCACCGCTGCAGCCTTTGCCAACACGTGGAAAACCAGAGCCAGCTgcaaagacatgaaaacaacttttggACACCCCTGTAGCAATGGCATCAACAAGG agAGTTATGCCCGGTACAGTTGCTCCAAACTGACGGATCCTATGGGAGTGTTTGCTCCTTGCCACTCTGTCATTAGCCCCACCCCGTACAAAGAT AACTGCATGTATGACAGCTGTAACTGTGACCAAAGTGAGGTCTGCATGTGTGCTGCAATCTCCTCATACGTCTATGCCTGTTCAGCGGCAGGAATCCACCTGACTGGCTGGAGGTCGACCATCTGTG GCAAATTCAGTGAATCTTGTCCAGCAGGAACAGTGTATGCCTATAATATGACCAGCTGCATGCGTATGTGCCGCTCCCTGAGCCAGACTGATTACTCCTGCCAGGTCAGCGTCCCCACAGTGGACGGCTGTGGCTGTAATGAGGGAACCTACTTgaatgaggagaggaagtgtgtgaccAGGTCACACTGTCCCTGTTATGATAAAGATTCCATTATTCCTGCTAAACAGACTATCACCATAGAGGAACACACATG CTCCTGCAGACAAGGAATTCTCAGCTGCCCAGGAGGAGCACCTCTAT CCATATGTACTTCCCCCATGGTATATTTCAACTGCTCCGAGGCTCAACCCGGGACTCCTGGTATTGAGTGTCAAAAGAGCTGCAGCACTCTGGACATGGCTTGT ATCAGTACAGGCTGTCTGTCAGGCTGCATGTGCCCTGATGGCCAGGTGTCAGATGGATTAGGTGGCTGTATCAAGGAATCCAAATGTCCATGTGTGCACAACGGAAAGATCTACCAGCCTCAAGACACACTGACGGTCGACTGCAACACCTG CTATTGCACTGAAAGGAAGTTCAAATGTACCGAAAAATTGTGTGATTCTGTATGTGGGATCTATGGAGATGGCCACTACGTCACATTTGATGATAAGAGGTTTGACTTCAGTGGACAGTGTGGATACACACTCCTCCAG GACTTCTGTGGTACTGGTCAGAGCAACGGAAGCTTCAGAATCATCACTGAGAATGTTCCATGTGGATCCACAGGAACTACCTGTTCCAAGACCATCAAGATCTTCCTGGGG GATAATGAATTCCAACTTAAAGATGAGAACTTCCAGGTGATAAAGGGCAGCAGCAAAGTGTTCCCTGCTCAGATACACAAGATGGGTATTTACCTAGTGGTAACGATCAAGGCAGGACTCGTGCTCATGTGGGACCAGAAGACCAGTCTTTTCATTAAACTCAGCCCAGATTTCAAG GGTCAAGTCTGCGGTTTGTGTGGAAACTATGATGGCAACAGCAGGAATGACTTCACCACAAGCTCTCAGGGGACCGTGGCCGATGTTCTCGAATTTGGTAACAGTTGGAGGGTTTCCTCCAGCTGCCCCAGCGCCCAACTAATCAGTGATCCCTGTTCCTCAAACGGCTACCGGGCAACCTGGTCCCAGAAAAAATGTAGCATCATCACCAGTGTCACCTTCCAGAACTGTCATTCACAG GTTGACCCTGGACCATACTTTGATTCTTGTGTGAGAGACTCTTGTGCTTGTGACACCGGTGGGGACTGTGAATGTCTCTGCACTGCTGTGGCTGCCTATGCCAAAGCTTGTAATGAAGCTGGAGCGTGTGTTAAATGGAGAACTCCAAAAGTGTGCC CTATTTTCTGTGACTACTATAATGCTCCTGATGGTTGTGAGTGGCACTACAGGCCTTGTGGAGCTGCCTGCATGAAGACATGCCGAAATCCATCAGGAAACTGTTCGAACCTCATCACTGCCCTGGAAG GCTGCTATCCACATTGTCCTCCAAACCAGCCATACTTTGATGAAGACACCATGAAGTGTGTTAAATGGAACCAGTGTGGTTGCTATGATGATAGAGGTACCCATTACAGCGTTGGAGATGAGGCTCCATCAAACAACTGTTACACTTG CTCCTGTAAGGTTTCCGGAATGTCATGCAGCTACAACATGAGCT CCTGTAAATGCTTCGTAAACGGAAAATACTACGGATATGGGGAAACCATCTACAGCACGACGGATGGGCTAGGAAACTGCATTACAGCTATGTGTGGGGCCAACGGGACTGTAAATAGGAAAGTCAACCCTTGCTTAACGACCACCACACCTGGCCCTACATCAACGCCCTTTACGTTCAGCACAGGTGGAGCAACGACAGGTATTACTATCTACGCAGCTTAG